A window of the Trichoderma asperellum chromosome 6, complete sequence genome harbors these coding sequences:
- the ACR2 gene encoding DNA-directed RNA polymerase I subunit RPA2: MAPSATSTEWDHQFHTLRRQDLFRNPPTDHSAYPALQLAVNPHIESFNAIFRGDGKPGLLAHGLADIGTKVFLDGNDRAGPEGKNRLNIRIKEVTLQKPQVPPSNKLALNREIFPAECRERHATYRGKLSATFEYSINGGDAVEFTRELGQVPIMIKSNRCHLENNSPALLVQRKEESEELGGYFIVNGNEKIIRLLQVNKRNFPMAINRPSFTNRGAGYTTYGIILRSVRPDETSQTNVLHYLKDGNVTFRFSWRKNEYLIPVIMILKALVETNDREIFEGLIGPMGSKAASNTFLTDRVELLLRTYKAYRLYSKSETRAYLGQKFRVVLGVPETMSDYEVGTEFLRRIVCVHLGNVDVTEKQDLDKFHMVLFMIRKLYALAAGECAVDNPDAIQNQEILLGGFLYAQILKERLDEFLGTSVRSAIRDYLRRHPAVNFTSEEFKKEFPGGIFRKSNENIANGLEYFLSTGNLVSPSGLDLQQTAGFTVVAEKLNFLRFISHFRMVHRGAFFAQLKTTAVRKLLPESWGFMCPVHTPDGSPCGLLNHMTHKCKIMTDHVDVSNIPALVAELGAVETSSASTDESVVVMMDGKVIGWSTPKESLRIADCLRYWKVEGTHRVPLQLEIGYVPPSNGGSYPGLYLSSTPARMVRPVKYLPLQKEDFVGPHEQPYMSIAVVPQEIESGVSTHVEYDPTNMLSILANMTPFSDFNQSPRNMYQCQMGKQTMGTPGTAIRHRTDNKSYRIQTGQTPIVRAPLHNTYGFDNFPNGMNAVVAVISYTGYDMDDAMIINKSAHERGFGHGTVYKTKKISLKDDSRTRAAKSVVKMFGFAPHSYVSAAYQGMLDDDGLPHVGRMVKEDDVLCAWHTVTPDYNGNLVNLDGITHYEKYKDSEMGFIEEVRLIGAESGSEPLQTISIKIRIPRSPIIGDKFSSRHGQKGVLSQKWPAVDMPFSETGIQPDVIINPHAFPSRMTIGMFVESLAGKAGALHGLAQDSTPFRFDEQNTAADYFGHQLMKAGFNYHGNEPMYSGITGEELGADIYIGVVYYQRLRHMVNDKYQVRTTGPVVPTTGQPIKGRKRGGGIRVGEMERDALLAHGTAFLLQDRLLNCSDYTKSWICRRCGSFLSVQPTVSQFAPGKKKAPSMVRCRNCAIKLDDSEGIDLTEIQGEIWEDGQGNCWVGGDQTTQVVVPGALKFLDVELAAMGVKLKYRIDRSDEPRKGPMKPLKQISIGA, translated from the exons ATGGCACCATCAGCCACCAGCACAGAATGGGACCACCAGTTCCATACTTTGCGTCGCCAGGATCTATTCCGCAATCCTCCAACCGACCATTCCGCCTATCCTGCTCTCCAGTTAGCAGTCAATCCTCACATTGAGTCGTTCAACGCCATTTTCCGCGGTGATGGAAAGCCCGGCCTTCTTGCGCATGGCCTGGCGGATATTGGGACAAAAGTTTTCCTCGACGGCAACGACCGCGCTGGCCCAGAAGGCAAAAACCGCCTGAATATTCGAATCAAGGAGGTGACCCTGCAGAAGCCGCAGGTGCCGCCATCCAATAAGCTAGCCTTGAACAGAGAAATTTTCCCTGCTGAatgcagagagagacatgcTACCTACAGAGGAAAGCTCTCCGCAACATTCGAGTATAGCATTAATGGCGGCGACGCCGTCGAATTCACCCGAGAGCTTGGTCAGGTTCCTATCATGATCAAG TCAAACAGGTGCCATCTCGAGAATAATTCGCCAGCTTTGCTGGTCCAACGCAAAGAAGAATCCGAAGAACTTGGTGGATACTTTATTGTCAACGGTAATGAGAAGATTATCCGTCTGCTGCAAGTGAATAAACGAAATTTCCCCATGGCTATCAACCGTCCGAGTTTCACAAACCGAGGTGCCGGATACACCACGTACGGTATCATTCTTCGATCAGTCAGACCCGATGAAACCTCTCAAACGAATGTGCTGCATTATTTGAAGGATGGAAATGTGACATTCAGGTTTTCATGGCGCAAGAACGAGTACCTCATTCCCGTCATCATGATATTGAAGGCTTTGGTGGAGACCAATGACAGGGAAATCTTCGAGGGTCTTATTGGACCCATGGGCTCTAAAGCAGCCAGTAACACTTTCCTCACAGACAGAGTAGAACTCCTGTTGAGAACATACAAAGCCTACCGCCTCTACAGCAAGTCAGAGACTCGCGCCTACTTGGGTCAAAAGTTCAGGGTTGTCTTGGGAGTGCCGGAAACAATGTCAGATTATGAGGTGGGAACTGAGTTCCTGCGCAGAATTGTTTGTGTCCACCTGGGTAATGTCGATGTCACGGAGAAGCAAGATCTGGACAAGTTCCACATGGTTCTGTTCATGATTCGAAAGCTCTACGCTTTGGCTGCAGGTGAATGCGCCGTCGACAATCCCGATGCTATTCAGAACCAGGAAATTTTGCTCGGTGGATTCCTCTACGCACAGATTTTGAAGGAGAGGCTTGATGAATTTCTCGGAACGAGCGTCCGCAGCGCTATTCGAGACTATCTGAGAAGGCACCCGGCCGTAAACTTCACCTCTGAAGAGTTCAAAAAGGAATTTCCGGGTGGCATCTTCAGAAAGTCGAATGAGAACATTGCCAATGGCCTCGAATACTTCCTGTCCACTGGTAATCTAGTCAGTCCTTCTGGTCTTGATTTGCAACAAACGGCCGGCTTCACGGTAGTGGCAGAAAAGCTTAACTTTTTGCGTTTCATCAGTCACTTCAGAATGGTTCACCGTGGTGCTTTCTTCGCCCAGCTGAAGACAACTGCCGTGCGTAAGTTGCTGCCGGAATCTTGGGGCTTCATGTGCCCTGTCCATACGCCCGATGGTTCTCCTTGTGGTTTGCTCAATCACATGACACACAAGTGTAAGATTATGACTGACCATGTCGACGTGTCCAACATTCCCGCGCTTGTTGCCGAGCTGGGTGCTGTGGAAACATCATCTGCCTCCACTGATGAGAGCGTTGTTGTTATGATGGATGGCAAGGTTATCGGATGGTCCACTCCGAAGGAGTCCCTCCGAATCGCAGATTGCTTGAGATACTGGAAAGTTGAGGGCACGCACAGAGTGCCTCTGCAGCTTGAGATTGGCTACGTACCTCCATCAAACGGTGGATCATATCCCGGTCTCTACCTGTCATCAACTCCAGCCAGAATGGTGCGCCCCGTCAAATATCTGCCTTTACAGAAGGAAGACTTTGTGGGTCCCCACGAACAGCCCTACATGTCAATCGCCGTCGTTCCGCAGGAGATTGAATCTGGAGTATCGACACACGTTGAATATGATCCGACCAATATGCTTTCTATTCTTGCCAACATGACCCCGTTCTCAGACTTTAACCAATCCCCACGAAACATGTATCAGTGTCAGATGGGTAAGCAAACTATGGGAACGCCTGGCACGGCTATTCGCCACCGAACAGACAACAAGTCATATAGGATACAGACGGGTCAGACGCCCATCGTTCGTGCACCTCTTCACAATACGTATGGCTTCGATAACTTCCCCAACGGTATGAACGCCGTTGTAGCGGTCATTTCCTATACCGGTTACGACATGGACGATGCTATGATCATCAACAAGTCCGCTCATGAGAGAGGCTTTGGCCATGGTACAGTGTACAAGACCAAGAAGATATCGCTAAAGGACGACTCCAGAACGAGAGCCGCTAAGAGCGTTGTCAAGATGTTCGGTTTTGCCCCTCACAGCTACGTTAGCGCCGCGTATCAGGGCATGCTGGATGACGATGGCCTGCCTCACGTCGGCCGAATGGTGAAGGAGGATGATGTTTTGTGCGCATGGCACACAGTCACGCCGGATTACAACGGAAACTTGGTCAACCTTGATGGAATTACCCACTATGAGAAATACAAGGACTCCGAAATGGGCTTTATCGAGGAAGTCCGACTAATCGGTGCCGAGTCCGGCTCTGAGCCCCTGCAGACCATTTCAATCAAGATTCGAATCCCTCGCTCTCCCATCATTGGTGACAAATTCTCGTCCAGACACGGACAGAAGGGTGTCTTGTCGCAGAAATGGCCGGCTGTGGATATGCCCTTTTCAGAAACGGGTATCCAGCCTGATGTCATTATCAACCCCCACGCCTTCCCATCTCGAATGACAATTGGTATGTTCGTGGAGTCGCTTGCCGGAAAAGCTGGTGCTCTGCATGGACTGGCGCAAGATTCTACTCCATTCAGATTTGACGAGCAGAACACGGCAGCCGACTACTTTGGACACCAGCTGATGAAGGCTGGATTCAACTATCATGGAAACGAGCCAATGTACTCTGGTATTACTGGAGAGGAGCTCGGCGCCGACATCTACATCGGCGTGGTCTACTACCAGCGTCTGCGTCACATGGTCAACGACAAGTATCAAGTCCGAACCACCGGTCCAGTCGTGCCCACGACAGGCCAGCCCATCAAGGGCAGAAAGAGAGGTGGTGGTATCCGTGTGGGAGAAATGGAGCGTGATGCCTTGTTGGCTCACGGCACAGCCTTCTTGCTGCAAGACAGACTGCTCAACTGCTCAGATTACACCAAATCGTGGATTTGCCGTCGCTGTGGATCATTCTTGTCTGTGCAACCAACTGTCTCTCAATTTGCGccgggaaagaagaaggccccAAGCATGGTCCGTTGCCGAAACTGTGCCATCAAGTTGGACGACAGCGAGGGCATCGACCTCACAGAGATCCAGGGCGAGATTTGGGAAGATGGCCAGGGCAACTGCTGGGTTGGCGGCGATCAAACGACGCAGGTCGTGGTCCCGGGTGCGCTCAAGTTTTTGGATGTCGAGCTGGCAGCCATGGGTGTCAAGCTAAAATACAGGATAGATCGGTCAGACGAGCCTCGCAAGGGGCCAATGAAGCCGCTAAAGCAGATTTCCATTGGAGCTTAG